One part of the Phragmites australis chromosome 3, lpPhrAust1.1, whole genome shotgun sequence genome encodes these proteins:
- the LOC133912871 gene encoding protein OSB4, chloroplastic-like, protein MLRFLAGGAATARTPPALRRLLHIGGGGKEPESVAYRMSMLRPPSSVRKKGLVSNSCSLIGRLATPVTLYDSSCDEHPEAYTFLSVSPSSSASSSSSSNFWVTLHLKGELANVSLKHLKHNDLVYVSGFLSSYHRVIPSGERYISYKIYVNELNYVIDQNKKPQVDTDSVNPSSMPSVTENKYIDRLRLWQVFFANPYEWWDNRQSKPYVNCPDFKHKDTREKIWLLPDDPPWVRKQLEVHDLEIADNGHKGYGRPMKNHNWKAQDFNYYDDDEVQDSAEA, encoded by the exons ATGCTGCGGTTCCTCGCCGGCGGAGCCGCCACCGCgcgcacgccgccggcgctccggCGGCTGCTCCACATCGGCGGAGGCGGGAAAGAGCCTGAGAGCGTGGCCTACCGCATGTCGATGCTGCGGCCCCCTTCTTCCGTGCGGAAGAAGGGGCTCGTGTCCAACTCGTGCAGCCTCATCGGCCGCCTCGCCACGCCCGTGACGCTGTACGACAGTAGCTGCGACGAGCACCCCGAGGCGTACACCTTCCTTTCCGTCTCCCCTTCCTCGTCCGCGTCCTCCTCCAGCTCTTCCAACTTCTG GGTGACGTTGCATTTAAAGGGTGAGCTGGCGAATGTAAGCCTAAAGCATCTGAAGCACAATGACCTTGTTTATGTATCTGGTTTTCTGAGCTCTTATCATAGAGTCATTCCAAGTGGAGAACGGTATATTTCCTATAAG ATCTATGTCAATGAGCTGAATTATGTTATTGATCAAAATAAGAAACCTCAGGTTGATACAGACTCAGTGAATCCATCATCAATGCCATCTGTCACCG AGAACAAGTACATAGACCGGCTTCGCTTGTGGCAAGTCTTCTTTGCCAACCCTTACGAATGGTGGGACAACCGACAATCCAAGCCGTACGTCAACTGCCCTGATTTCAAGCACAAAGACACTCGTGAGAAAATATGGCTTCTGCCAGACGACCCTCCCTGGGTAAGAAAGCAACTTGAAGTACATGACCTGGAAATAGCAGATAATGGTCACAAGGGTTATGGTCGACCCATGAAAAATCACAATTGGAAAGCTCAAGATTTCAACtactatgatgatgatgaagtacAGGATTCTGCAGAAGCATGA